The region TATTTCCAGAAGCAGAAGAGTTTGATGTAGAAATCAACCCTAAGGATGTACGTATTGACTTTTTCTGTTCATCTGGACCTGGAGGACAGTCAGTAAACACAACTTACTCAGCAGTACGTTTAACGCACATTCCAACAGGTTTAGTGGCTCAATGTCAGGATCAGAAGTCGCAACATAAAAACAAAGAAAAGGCCTTTAAAGTATTACGTTCTAGACTTTACGATTTAGAACTGGCTAAAAAAATGGAAGAAGATGCAGCGTTGCGTGGTACAATGGTAACCTCTGGTGATAGAAGTGCTAAAATTAGAACGTATAACTATCCACAAGGACGTGTAACTGATCATAGAATTGGATTAACATTATACGATTTATCTAATATTGTTAATGGAGATATCCAAAAAATTATAGACGAGTTACAACTAGCTGAAAATACTGAAAAACTAAAAGCTAGTGACGAACATATTTAATACTAAGCCTCTTTTTTGAGGCTTTTTTTATATCATGACAACAGAACAACTAACTGACCAAATCAAAAAAAAGAAATCCTTTTTATGTATAGGATTGGATGTCGATTTAAATAAAATTCCAAAACATCTTTTAGATACCGAAGATCCTATTTTTGAATTTAATAAAGCCATCATTGATGCGACACATCATTTATGTGTGGCTTATAAACCTAATACTGCGTTTTATGAAGCTTATGGAATTAAAGGTTGGAAAGCGTTAGAAAAAACAATTCAATATCTAAACAAAAACCATCCAGACATTTTTACGATTGCTGACGCTAAACGTGGAGATATTGGTAATACTAGTACCATGTATGCCAAAGCCTTTTTTGAGGATTTAGCGTTTGATAGTGTTACTGTTGCACCTTATATGGGTAAAGATTCTGTCGAGCCTTTTTTAGCGTTTAAAAACAAGCACACCATATTGTTAGCCTTAACATCAAATGCTGGTGCATTTGATTTTCAGACAAAATCTATTGACGGAAAAGAGTTATATAAACAAGTACTAGAAACGTCTAAAACTTACCAGAATTCTGAAAATTTAATGTATGTTGTTGGTGCGACTAAAGCAGAATTTTTTTCTGACATCAGAAAAATTATTCCTAATAGCTTTTTACTCGTGCCAGGAGTAGGTGCTCAAGGCGGAAACCTACAAGAGGTTTGTAAATATGGTATGAATGACAATGTTGGATTACTAATCAATTCTTCTAGAGGGATTATTTACGCTTCAAATCAAGACGATTTTGCTCAAGCTGCAGCTAATAATGCTGAAGCTTTGCAGCAGCAAATGGAGGAGATACTTAATAAGTAATCGTCATTCCGAGCAAAGTGAAGCAATTTCATATGCAATTAAAAGACCAAATAGGGAATATTATTTTACTTAATTCGACTCCAAAACGAATCATCTCATTAGTCCCTTCTCAAACCGAATTGCTCTTTGATTTAGGATTAGAAGATGCTGTAGTTGGTATTACAAAATTCTGTGTACACCCTTTTCATTTTAAAAGTACAAAGATAATTGTTGGTGGTACAAAGCAAATTAATGTCGAAAAAATCAAAGCTTTACAACCTGATATAATTTTGTGTAATAAAGAAGAAAATACAAAAGAAATTGTAGAAGCTTGTCAAGAGATTTGTCATATTCATGTTTCAGATATTATTACTATTAATGACTGCTTAGAATTGATTTCTCAATATGGACAGCTCTTTAATAAACGTATTAATGCACAGAAAATAAAAGACAAAATTGAATTTAATTTAAAAGATTTTCAAAATTATATAAAAGATAAGCCAACATTAAAAACCGCTTATTTTATTTGGCGAAACCCTTGGATGGTAGCTGCTAATAATACGTTTATTAATTATCTTTTAGAATTGAATAAATTTAATAACATCTACAATAATCAAGAACGCTATCCGGAAATAGATATTACAAAGTTAAGAGTAGAAGGTGATCCAGAAATTATCTTATTGTCCAGCGAGCCTTATCCTTTTAAAGAAGAACACGCGTTTGAAGTAGGAAGACATAGCCATCACGCTAAAACTATATTTGTTAATGGAGAATATTTTTCTTGGTATGGGTCTAGATTAACTAAGGCATTTAGCTACTTTAAACAATTAAGAGAGCGGTTGTGATTGTTCTCTAACTAAATATTTTAGTTTGTTTAGCTTATCTAAAAGCTTAATAGCTCTGTATTCTGATACATCACTAGCTTCATGATCAGTTTGGCGTAGGTTATAAGCGTGTTCTACAAGTTGTTTGTAGCGTTTGTTTAATTTATGTTGGTGCTGTTTTAGTTTGTCTCTACGACTCATGGTCTTATGGGTTGATTTTGAGTAAATTAAATTACTTTTTTTATTTAAATAAAAAAAATAATTTTTCAAAAAAAAATCTTAAATACACAAAAGCCTATTCTTAAATTTTAAAAATAGGCTCTAATAAACTAACTCTTAATATAAGAAAAGGACTTAAACCCTTTTACACAGTAAAAATGCTAAAAAGTGAAGTGAACCATATTATTTAATTATTAAGCTTTCATTAAGTTATTTAAATTTAATAGCTTTATAACTAATCTTATAATAGAATGAAACACGCTATCATATTAATTCTTGCATGTATATCCTTTAATGCAATATCACAAAATAATGATTGTGCATGTTGTACAGATCAGCATGAAGCATTTGATTTTTGGATAGGAGAATGGCAAGTTACTAATCCAGATGGGACTTTAGCAGGCCATAATACTATAATAAAAATTCAAGATAATTGTATACTTTTAGAAGATTGGGTGAGTGCTAAAGGTAATTATACTGGTACAAGTCAGAATTTTTACAATGCAAAAACTGGTCAGTGGGAACAAATTTGGATAGACAATCAAGGTGGTACTTTGCATCTAAAAGGAAACAGGACCGGAAACCAAATGATTTTACAATCTGATACAGAACTCAATAAGGATGGCAACCCTTATTTTCATCGTGTGACGTGGACACTAAACCAAGATGGTTCTGTACGTCAACTTTGGGAAACCACAACAAATAACACAGAAGTTGTTGTTGCTTTTGATGGGTTGTATAAAAGAAAATAACTAGTCCTGTAAAGCAAATACTTTTTTGAGCAAATCTGTTGCTCTAGAGCTAACTTTTGTTCTTATATCTTGCTCCTCGACAGCAATCATAGTGTATACACCTTTTAAAGCTTCACTAGTAACATAATCTGTTAAATCTGGATTAACATTATTAGTAAACGGTATGGTATTGTATCTATTAATTAAATTCTCCCAAATTTGGTCAGCACCAACTTTACTAAACGATGCTTTGATGATTGGATTAAACTTGTTATATAAAGCTGTCTCTGTTTTAGATTTTAAATAGTTTGTTGCAGCATCATTATTGCCTAATAGTATATTTTTAGCATCAGTAAATGTAATATCTTTAACTGCATTTACAAAAATAGGTGTAGCTTCTCCAACAGCATCTTCAGCTGCTCTGTTTAATACTTTTAAACCTTCATCAGCCAAATTACCTAATCCTATATCTCTTAACGCTTTGTCTACTTTTTGTAATTCTTCAGGTAGTAAAATCTTAACCAATTCGTTTTTAAAAAAACCGTCTGTCTGGGTTAATTTAGAAACTTGTTTATCGATTCCTAAATCTAGAGCTTCGCGCAATCCGTTAGCAATATCTAATTCGCTTACTCCACCTCCTTGAGGTAATTGATTAACAACGTCTCGTAATTCTGCACAAGCAGTAACATTTAATATAACTAAAAGGGTTAAAATTTTTTTCATGTTGAATGTTTTAAAGTAGTAAATATACCTCTAACTATGAGAAAATAACAGTTTTATTATTATAAACCATTACTTTTCGTTTAATATGAAGTTTAATGGCATTAGCTAATACTATTTTTTCCAAATCTCGTCCTTTGGCTATCAAATCACCAATAGCATGAGTATGAGAGACTCTTGTGACATCTTGTTCTATGATTGGTCCAGCATCTAATTCTTCTGTAACATAGTGGCTAGTAGCACCTATAATTTTAACACCTCGTTTATAAGCAGAATGGTAAGGTTTTGCACCAACAAATGCTGGTAAAAAAGAATGATGAATGTTAATTACCTTATTAGGAAACTGACTAATAATTTTGTTTGATACTATTTGCATGTAACGTGCAAGCACAATAAAATCGACACCAAATGTTTTACACAATTCTAATTGTTGGTCTTCAGCCTCAGCTTTAGTGTCTTTAGTTACAGGAATGTGGTAAAATGGAATATTAAAGCTATTAGCTATAGGTTTTAAATTATTATGATTGCTTACAATAAAAGGGATTTCTACATCTAATTCTCCAGAATTATATCTTCCTAAAATATCGTACAAACAATGATCATATTTAGAGACAAACAAAGCCATTTTCGGGATGTCTTCAGAAGTATATACACGCCATTTCATTTCAAATGTTTTTGCTAAGTCTGTTTTAAAATTAGTTTTAAAAGACTCCATGGTGAAGGTGTCATTCTTAAACTCACTTTCTAAACGCATAAAAAAGATATTTTGTTCTCTATCGACATGTTGATCTATGTAAACAATATTACCATGGTTATTAGCAATAAAATTTGTGACATTAGCAATAATACCAGATTGGTCTTTACAATTAATTAGTAAGGTTATTTTTTTCATATTTGATTCCCTTTCAATAAAATTTTAAGTAATAGCTCTACTAATTTAATCTAAATAGTACCGAAAATGGACTACTCCAAAACTTTTAGATAATTACGTATTATCAAGCATTTTTTTTGAATATTTCGTAAATTGCGACCTCAAAATAGATTATATTTTAAGAATGATACAAGCAACTCCTTATAAGCCAAAACATAAAGTAAGAATTGTTACTGCAGCATCACTGTTTGATGGTCATGATGCGTCTATAAATATTATGAGACGAATTATCCAAGCAACTGGTGTAGAAGTAATTCATTTAGGACATGACAGAAGTGTAGATGAGGTTGTAAATACTGCTATTCAAGAAGATGTA is a window of Olleya sp. YS DNA encoding:
- the purU gene encoding formyltetrahydrofolate deformylase, translating into MKKITLLINCKDQSGIIANVTNFIANNHGNIVYIDQHVDREQNIFFMRLESEFKNDTFTMESFKTNFKTDLAKTFEMKWRVYTSEDIPKMALFVSKYDHCLYDILGRYNSGELDVEIPFIVSNHNNLKPIANSFNIPFYHIPVTKDTKAEAEDQQLELCKTFGVDFIVLARYMQIVSNKIISQFPNKVINIHHSFLPAFVGAKPYHSAYKRGVKIIGATSHYVTEELDAGPIIEQDVTRVSHTHAIGDLIAKGRDLEKIVLANAIKLHIKRKVMVYNNKTVIFS
- a CDS encoding Lacal_2735 family protein, which codes for MSRRDKLKQHQHKLNKRYKQLVEHAYNLRQTDHEASDVSEYRAIKLLDKLNKLKYLVREQSQPLS
- a CDS encoding helical backbone metal receptor → MQLKDQIGNIILLNSTPKRIISLVPSQTELLFDLGLEDAVVGITKFCVHPFHFKSTKIIVGGTKQINVEKIKALQPDIILCNKEENTKEIVEACQEICHIHVSDIITINDCLELISQYGQLFNKRINAQKIKDKIEFNLKDFQNYIKDKPTLKTAYFIWRNPWMVAANNTFINYLLELNKFNNIYNNQERYPEIDITKLRVEGDPEIILLSSEPYPFKEEHAFEVGRHSHHAKTIFVNGEYFSWYGSRLTKAFSYFKQLRERL
- the pyrF gene encoding orotidine-5'-phosphate decarboxylase, which codes for MTTEQLTDQIKKKKSFLCIGLDVDLNKIPKHLLDTEDPIFEFNKAIIDATHHLCVAYKPNTAFYEAYGIKGWKALEKTIQYLNKNHPDIFTIADAKRGDIGNTSTMYAKAFFEDLAFDSVTVAPYMGKDSVEPFLAFKNKHTILLALTSNAGAFDFQTKSIDGKELYKQVLETSKTYQNSENLMYVVGATKAEFFSDIRKIIPNSFLLVPGVGAQGGNLQEVCKYGMNDNVGLLINSSRGIIYASNQDDFAQAAANNAEALQQQMEEILNK
- a CDS encoding DUF4197 domain-containing protein; translation: MKKILTLLVILNVTACAELRDVVNQLPQGGGVSELDIANGLREALDLGIDKQVSKLTQTDGFFKNELVKILLPEELQKVDKALRDIGLGNLADEGLKVLNRAAEDAVGEATPIFVNAVKDITFTDAKNILLGNNDAATNYLKSKTETALYNKFNPIIKASFSKVGADQIWENLINRYNTIPFTNNVNPDLTDYVTSEALKGVYTMIAVEEQDIRTKVSSRATDLLKKVFALQD